A section of the Triticum dicoccoides isolate Atlit2015 ecotype Zavitan chromosome 7A, WEW_v2.0, whole genome shotgun sequence genome encodes:
- the LOC119333547 gene encoding uncharacterized protein LOC119333547, protein MEFKHLCLVRFKEGVVVDDIIEELTKLAGELDTVKFFGWGKDVLNQEALTHGFTHVFSMSFASAEDLVACMGHEKHSSFAYHAGHTDNSEAVFGSSSSSSSRPLEVQNSNDDVQLRRVAQHDHGSRYPLCELVFTFQKSVLFPRVNVHPQGLNSVVPEKPHG, encoded by the exons GTAAGGTTCAAGGAGGGCGTGGTGGTGGACGACATCATTGAGGAGCTCACCAAGCTTGCCGGGGAGCTCGACACCGTCAAATTCTTCGGGTG GGGAAAAGACGTGTTGAACCAGGAGGCGCTCACGCATGGCTTCACCCACGTCTTCTCCATGAGCTTCGCCAGCGCCGAGGACCTGGTGGCGTGCATGGGCCACGAGAAGCACTCTTCTTTCGCCTACCATGCTGGCCACACCGACAACAGCGAGGCAGTTTTTGGTTCCTCATCAAGCAGCAGCAGCCGCCCCCTAGAAGTTCAAAATTCTAATGACGACGTCCAACTTCGGCGAGTAGCACAGCACGACCACGGCTCCCGGTATCCTCTCTGTGAACTTGTTTTTACCT TTCAGAAGTCCGTGTTATTCCCCCGAGTGAACGTGCACCCTCAAGGCCTCAACTCTGTAGTGCCTGAGAAGCCACATGGGTAA